A genomic region of Pongo pygmaeus isolate AG05252 chromosome 7, NHGRI_mPonPyg2-v2.0_pri, whole genome shotgun sequence contains the following coding sequences:
- the ODF1 gene encoding outer dense fiber protein 1 — MAALSCLLDSVRRDIKKVDRELRQLRCIDEFSTRCLCDLYMHPYCCCDLHPYPYCLCYSKRSRSCGLCDLYPCCLCDYKLYCLRPSLRSLERKAIRAIEDEKRELAKLRRTTNRILASSCCSSNILGSVNVCGFEPDQVKVRVKDGKVCVSAERENRYDCLGSKKYSYMNICKEFSLPPCVDEKDVTYSYGLGSCVKIESPCYPCTSPCNPCNPCNPCSPCNPCSPCSPCDPCNPCYPCGSRFSCRKMIL; from the exons ATGGCTGCACTGAGTTGTCTCTTGGACAGTGTCAGAAGGGACATAAAGAAGGTGGACAGAGAACTAAGGCAACTGAGATGCATCGACGAATTTAGCACACGGTGCCTGTGCGACTTGTATATGCACCCCTATTGCTGCTGTGACTTGCACCCATATCCGTACTGCTTGTGCTATTCCAAGCGATCACGCTCTTGTGGCCTGTGTGACCTCTACCCATGTTGCCTGTGTGATTATAAGCTTTACTGTCTGCGACCATCTCTCAGAAGTTTGGAGAGGAAAGCCATCAGAGCCATAGAAGATGAGAAGCGAGAGCTTGCcaa ACTGAGAAGAACAACAAATAGAATTCTGGCTTCCTCCTGCTGTAGCAGTAACATTTTAGGATCGGTGAATGTATGCGGTTTTGAACCTGATCAAGTCAAAGTTCGAGTGAAGGATGGAAAGGTATGTGTGTCGGCTGAGCGGGAGAACAGGTACGACTGCCTCGGATCGAAAAAGTACAGCTACATGAACATCTGCAAAGAGTTCAGCTTGCCGCCCTGTGTGGATGAGAAGGATGTAACATACTCCTACGGGCTCGGCAGTTGTGTCAAGATCGAGTCTCCTTGCTACCCTTGCACTTCTCCTTGCAACCCCTGCAACCCCTGCAACCCGTGCAGCCCCTGCAACCCCTGCAGCCCCTGCAGCCCATGTGACCCTTGCAACCCGTGTTATCCCTGTGGAAGCCGATTTTCCTGTAGGAAGATGATTTTGTAA